Proteins from one Desulfitobacterium chlororespirans DSM 11544 genomic window:
- a CDS encoding lipid II flippase Amj family protein has translation MPFSLGELLVVTMIIHMIDTFAYAVRLNSVKTGQFALSVTLFNLFYLISLVAHTIQAPMIGSLIDSSISQSIDPLPQLRRLILAATAGTFAGILFMPTFLQFFHRAVFNLERAGSVPAIVREAVKIRSPGRLLHYFTLPSKKMVRNLPFQKIPKELIALNTLVTGIYTVGGMSAYYAAILVPEGHRLAAAASAGFLNTSANIIFMLFVDPKSSIITDQALRGNRPYADVKALVVFLMSAKLLGTFLGQLLLVPLAQAIAAFYL, from the coding sequence ATGCCTTTCAGTCTTGGTGAATTATTGGTTGTGACGATGATCATTCATATGATCGATACCTTTGCCTACGCCGTACGCCTGAACTCTGTCAAAACCGGCCAGTTTGCTTTATCAGTCACCCTGTTCAACCTCTTTTACCTCATCTCCCTCGTTGCCCATACCATTCAAGCCCCTATGATCGGCAGCTTGATCGACAGTTCCATCAGCCAGAGCATAGATCCCCTTCCTCAATTGCGCAGACTCATCTTGGCGGCCACGGCCGGCACCTTTGCCGGCATCCTTTTTATGCCCACTTTTTTGCAGTTTTTTCACCGCGCTGTGTTTAATTTGGAGAGGGCCGGTTCCGTTCCTGCCATTGTGCGGGAGGCTGTAAAGATACGCAGCCCGGGCCGGTTGCTGCATTATTTTACTTTGCCGAGCAAAAAAATGGTTCGCAATCTTCCCTTCCAAAAAATCCCCAAAGAACTGATCGCTCTTAACACCCTGGTTACCGGCATATACACCGTCGGGGGCATGTCGGCCTATTATGCCGCTATCCTTGTTCCGGAAGGACACCGCCTGGCAGCGGCTGCTTCAGCCGGCTTCCTTAACACCTCAGCCAATATCATTTTCATGCTATTTGTCGATCCTAAGTCCTCGATTATTACCGATCAGGCTTTGCGGGGCAACCGCCCCTACGCCGATGTCAAAGCCCTGGTCGTTTTTTTGATGAGTGCCAAGCTTCTGGGAACATTCCTGGGACAATTGCTGCTGGTTCCGCTGGCCCAGGCGATTGCTGCTTTTTATCTTTAG
- a CDS encoding exoribonuclease R: MTMLTELQFTEARSQFSTLYDSVFNSFNPAIVKRKQTEQIAMLRVDLLKMILDDYKLNPEVIQEDDGSITLALDTLEIYVNNSTLDLAAADLIEDLKLYAQDYLKRSQLFLHSPNRTHHFPYILRIMLCENDDEIRALAGL; this comes from the coding sequence ATGACCATGTTGACTGAATTACAGTTTACTGAAGCCAGAAGTCAGTTTTCAACCCTGTATGATTCTGTATTTAACTCTTTTAATCCTGCCATTGTAAAAAGAAAGCAGACCGAACAAATCGCGATGCTTCGGGTTGATCTGCTCAAGATGATACTGGATGATTATAAATTAAATCCGGAAGTTATTCAGGAAGACGATGGCTCAATAACACTTGCCCTTGACACACTTGAGATTTATGTCAACAACTCGACATTAGATTTAGCCGCTGCGGACTTAATTGAAGACCTTAAGCTCTATGCTCAAGATTATTTAAAACGTTCCCAGTTATTTCTCCATTCGCCAAACCGAACACACCATTTTCCCTATATATTGAGGATTATGTTGTGCGAAAACGATGATGAAATCCGTGCGCTGGCAGGATTATAA